A window of Uranotaenia lowii strain MFRU-FL unplaced genomic scaffold, ASM2978415v1 HiC_scaffold_193, whole genome shotgun sequence genomic DNA:
GTATGTTCTGGGTGTGCAGCTGTTAGCAAACAAAATCCCCCTGAACCTATGCTACGGAAGGAGATGCCAGAGAGGGCGTGGCAAGACATTgccatcgattttttttcggccAAGGATTTCGCAACATTTCTGGTTATTACCGATTATTACAGTCGGTACTTGAAGGTTATAGAAATGCAGGGGACTAATGCTACCAGAACTATTGAAGCCCTGGAAGGTGTTTTTATTGAACAATCATACCCTGAAACTATCCGCAGTGACAACGGGCCTCCTTTCTCGAGTGAACAATTTTCAAGATATTGTACAAACAAAAACATTCGTTTGATAAAAGCAATACCCTACTGGCCTCAAATGAATGGGTTAGTGGAGAGGCAAAATCAAGGGATTTTGCGGGCCCTGCGGATTGCGAAGGTAAATAATGATGACTGGCGTAAAGCCCTGAAAGAGTACGTGTACTCTTATAATACAACCCCGCATTCAGTAACCCGAAAAGCACCGTTAGAATTGCTATCCGGGCGGCCTGTGAAAGACTTGATACCTTCTATGAAAACTGACCCTTTCTGGAATCGAGATGAGGAAGCACGTGACAGGGATGCGATAGAAAAGATAAAAGGAAAACTTTATGCAGACAAACGAAGACATGCGACATCGTCGAAAGTATCGGTCGGTGATACAGTTCTTTTAAAGAACTATGAGACTGGAAAACTAGAACCGAATCACTATTCAGAAAAGTTTACAGTTGTTCGAAAAGAAGGTATGGATATTGAGGTAAAGAACGATGAGGGAGTAGTTTATCGTCGACCAGCTACACATGTCAAGAAATGGCCGGTAGTACAAAGCGGAACTGAAAGTCTCTCTGAAGATTCATCAGATGACATGCAATTATCGGAATCTTCTAGCATTCTTAGGAAAAGCACGTCGACTAAAAGAAACTGCGAATCAAGCGTACAAGATGAAGGGAAAAGTAATCGTCCTAAGAGAATAATAAGACTGCCAAATAAATATTCCCCGTAGGAGCAGGGAAGGGATGTAGAAGTGTgtatttattattcaaacaaCATCAAAGCACATCGCCCGACCCCTCGATGCAGTGGAGAGTTTAGTTAAAGATTGGAATGAGATCGGGAGAGGCGATAATCGAACGACACGATGCGGTAGGTATGAAACAGAGAGAGATTCGAAGAACGGCAGTTGGTGAGTAAACGGTGTGCTGGACGGACGTGCATTTTGGAGTGTTTTACTGTTTACCTATCCGAACAAAACAACAGTGGAAATTAATAAAGAGGTTCCTACAGGtgtaaatataaatatatatgACTTTATTCTAGTTAGCCCTAACATGACATGCTACAATATGGGTACTTGCGGTATGTTTTAGCGGTGCTATGGTGCTTCGGTCGTTTTTGTTTCCCGCCACGACCATTGGCGGAATCCGATGTTCGGGAACCACACCGCCACGTCCAGTGACAGTGGTGACTTGGTTGTAGTTGCTGACTTCGGGGCAATGCCAATCGTGCTCAGCTCGTTGCTCGGCGGAAACACACCGCCACGTCCAATGACAATGGTGACACGATGCTGAATTCTTCGTTCCGAAGCAATTTCTCTCGTGCTCGTTGCTTAGCGGATGATTATCGGGTGCGTCAGCACAATGTTTATGTAGATGCTGACCAGCCGAATTATAGGTTAGGTGCCAACTCGCCTTGTTCGGATGGAGTCTAGGCACGCTTATAATCTTTCTGTCCGGAACTGTTGATTACCTGGGGATAGAGGGAATTTGATGAAATGATGCTACTGTGCACCCCTTGTCACTACATCAAGTTAAGCGTGTTCATCGTTTTTGGCTGCACTGCCGCGAGCTGACTCGATGAGCGTATGTGTGTTAGTTGTAAGTTTGCCGTTCTCCCGAATATACGTTTTTATACTTTGCGCCGTGCGTTTTATTTCCCCGGATAAAACAGTTTTCCGATAGTGTCACTTTCCGTTCGCCCAACGTCGATTCCACTACGCACCTGTCCGCCTTGTGtctaacaggttatgggcccagtgaAGGTTTTCCGGAAGTGACTTTTTTTGTGTTCGGAATTGTCGCGCAAGTGTTTTTTCGTTCGGACGCTGGCCGCcattttgtgaaattcaaatTGCGGTGCGGGAGAAATTTTGCttcgtggtttttttttgtttgccggTGTGCGGTTACGTGTATCCCGTGGCAACAATGGAAGCAATCAGCAAATTTGAAAAGCTGAACAACCAGAACTGGTCGTCCTGGAAGTTCAGGATGGAAATGCTCTTGACAAGGGAGGGACTTTTCCATGTGGTAGAAGAGCCGAAGCCGGAGCCAGTATCGGCAAAGTGGTCACAGGATGACAAGAGGGCTCGTGCGACAATGGGGCTCTGCATTGAGGAAAACCAGTATAGCTTGGTTAAGGCAGCCCCGTCGGCAAGTGATTTCTGGGAGTGTTTGCGGAGGTATCACGAGAAGTGCTCCGTGACCTCCAGAGTGTCGTTACTGAAGAAACTgtgcaatctgaatctgagggAAGGTGGCGATTTAGAATCGCACCTGTTCGAAGTGGAAGAGCTTTTTGATAAATTGCAAAGTGCTGGGCAGGATCTGGAAGACTCGCTCAAAATTGCAATGATTTTGCGGAGCTTGCCAGATTCATACAATGGGCTGGTGACAGCGCTGGAGGGTCGACCGGACGGGGATTTAACAGTGCAATTAGTGAAATCCAAACTGTTGGATGAATATGAGCGCAGGAAAGAACGCTCAGGTGGTTTTTCTGGAGAAGCGAAAGCGCTGAAGAGCGGTGCAAATCCGCGAAGAGCCGGTGGGAGCAAACCGGAAGTGGAATTGTAACCGTCGTTACAAACGCCtcagatgtttttttaatttgtttcattttaattatttgtcaaactgttgtttttcgtcttgtttttaaaatttagataggATTAGggataaaaattattatatagGAGTTAGGTTTaacaaaaatacataatttgttAGTTTTAAGTTGGGCGTGTGGTTTCATCAGCAGCAAGGCTGCAACCAACATCGTCTTCAAGGTCGACATTGCATGTGGGTTGCATGCAATCTGCAATAACTCGCCCAAACGAGTTAGATGGGGTAAGGAAGAAGAATGCGGAGCGGAAACCCAAGAAGAAGAGTCGTTGACTCAGCCTCCTATTTCTTCCGGCGTTCGTGCGAGTCAGACGTGATTTTGTCCAACTCTATGTATGTGGAGTTGTGAGTTTTGGAACCCACAATCGTCAATTGTTGTGTGAAGTTCTCGTGTTTTGCTGTCACCGTTTAATCACCGTCGCACGATTCGGCCTAGCTTACCTGGTGTAAGCTACGTCTAACCGTAATAGGACGTTCGGCCTCTGGTTCAAGGTAAACCATAAACGTAAAGGAGGCCCATCTCTCGGGACTCGGGACAAGTTTCTCGGGTCTCTAATCATAAAGGAGAGCCCTTCTCAGCGCGACCAATACGGTCTTGCCGTGGTCCGCTGATCGAGCCAAAGAAGGAAGACGCCGTTAAACCCTCACCTGTTTGTCAAAGCCGGACAAGCACCATCCAAAACAGCACAAGGAATATCTCGAGAGGTGGATTTCCCAACCAATCCCCGCCGACATATTGGGAACCATTTGGTAAGCGGAAATCCCCGAAGGAAGGTCGACCAGCAGTGAGCGCTCACCACCGTAGTAAGCATCGCAGCATCGGTACGTACCGCATCCAGCCAACTACAGCCCAACCTACACCCTACACACACACACTACACAGTAACGTTAAATAAAAgccaaaaatcaaaatcgaaaaatcaaggtttaaagtagtttttctcCATTTAATAAATAAGAATTCTTTCCGTACTTAGATTTGCTTTTGTTCTttctttgtttcgaaaaacccaCAGTTtgtcttgtaaattttgtccgcGTTCCCCTCCGATTACCCAGCCGTAGGCCGACCCTGAGACCTAGTCAAAGGAGTCTTCTACGACTGAGCTAAAATTATCCGGGAGTTGCTGGCCAAATAGTTTCACTTGGTACCCAGCGTTAAAGTCGTTCGGTAATCGGAGGATCGattagagttaaaaaaaaatctgtggtttTTTTAACAGGGCGGTGGGTGAGTACACATTCAGTTACCTGATTGTGTAGTTACCTCACACGACTCCTCCTGACAATCAGAGTTGGAAAATCGGTTagagaagaaatttgaaaattgactttctggggaaaactttgcaaaaaaaaaaaaaagaatggtaTAGATTCCACGTATTATTTTCTGATTCGgaacaaagtttaaaattaaacagtACACTATACCTGGGCCAACACTAAACACCTACACTAACAGAAAAGgtcctgaaaaagaaaaaaaataaaacactacaCCTGAACCCACAAAACCCACATAACAGCacgatttattgaaaatttgcacctatttattgctattttaatttgttttgattgtcgtatttatttaatttattttaatgtttctagccttaatcaaattttaattgtcCTTAATTTATAAAAAGAGTGAGTCCAATAATTATTTCTaagttttatcaaatattttattagcttttttaaattatttctctgTGATATTTCTGTAAAATGTCGGAGTTTACGCTACAATATCGCTCGTTAAACGTGAACCATCTACTAGATGATGAATTAGAGCATGAGCTCACTATTCGCGCGGTTAAGTTTACAAGTGGTGAATCGCGCGATGTGAAACGCAGGAAACTGCGAAATGCGATGAAACAACAACGCGAAACAAACCATTTCGAGCTTCTACCGGTAGAAGAAAACGCGCGCGAATCAGAGTTCAATCTGATTGATGAAAAGATAGCGAAAATTCGCGATATGCTAGACAATCGTCGTGCGCGGAAGTCTATGCTGGCCGAACTAAAAACGCGTCTCATTCATTTGTATTTCCGGTTAATCAGATTGAAACTTGTGTTCAATACGCAGAATCTAGAGGCCATTCCGTTGATGTTGCTCAATGACCACTTCTCTTTCCTTTCCAATGATCCGTCCTTAGCTGCGGAAACCTCGCGAAGAACGCTGGAATATATTGAGCAGTTGAGAGATTTTGATATAGGAAGTGATGAGTCTAGGAATGAGGAGGAAGAAGAGGAAAAAGAGGAGTCGGATGAAGAAGAGATAGCTAATTTTGAGAAAGACAGGCGTATTACATTCAGGAATAGGTCGGAGGAAATTGATTCAAGTACTCCTAAAAGAACACTGGAAAATAAACAAGAACTAAGTAGAGATTTTTCATTATCCGATGTTGCTGAGCTCATTTCAGAGAAATTGGCAgaatttaaaatggaaatttttgaaactcaagaTAGGGATAAGAAACTGAACcaattaaaaaagaaaccaatTAACCGTGAAATTGGTAAAGCAGATCGGGGTTTGAAATCTAATAAGAAGTTTACTCCCACGCATTCTGATAGCAGCGAGAATGAAAGCATTTATGCTGCTAAAACTTTGAAGCGCAGACCGAGACCAGTAACTGACTGGAAACTGCGCTATGACGGTAGGGACGAAGGCAGACATTTAAACCGATTCATAACCGAAATTGAATTCTTGTCAGAGGCAGAGGGGATTAGTAAAGAAACGTTGTTTCACGAATCCATTCATCTCTTTGCTGGAGATGCTAGGTCTTGGTTCATAGAAGGGAAGAAAAATAGGCAATTTAGAAGCTGGAATGAACTCGTGGCCGAGCTGAAGTTGGAGTTCCAACCTCCAGAAATGGACTTCAACTATGAACAGCAAGCAGTGAACAGGCGTCAGAAAAGGGGTGAAAAATTTCAGGATTTTTACAACGCGTTGATGGAGATTTTCGGAAGGATGGCCGATCCCCCAACGGAAGAAAGGATCTTCCAAATCATGTTCCGGAACCTTCGAGCAGATTACAAAAATTCGTTAGTCGTGAAGGGGGTTAGGACATTGCATTCGCTCAGGGTTTGGGGTAGAAAACTCGATTCGGTGAACTGGTTCATGTACAAGAACATGGATCAAGCTCCCAGGCAAGGTCAGCTGCACGAAATCTCACAGTATCCCTCTCAAAAACAGCAGACATCTAACGGAAGGGATTGGAAAGGTAGCGGCTACCAAAAGAGCGCCGATTGGAGGAATTCGGGTCGGTCtgatttcaaagttcaaaattatgatCAGAGAGGTCAGACCAGATCCAAGTTCCAGGACCAAAGGCGCCCGGAGCCGAGATCTTACCATTCTCAACCTAACGCTCAGGAAGGTAATAGCAGGACATCATTGGAAGCTAGAATAGCAAATTATCGGGTACCGGATCGAAACGTTTGTTTCAATTGCAGGGAGAAGAACCACCACCATGATGCTTGCTTAATGGAAAAAGAAAAGTTCTGCACAAAATGTGGCCTCCATGATTTCTCCCGTGACTCTTGCCCATTCTGTGAAAAAAACGATCGCACGTCGGCGTAAGAGGTCGCCGAACGTTCTCTAAAAATCCTCAAACCATTTTCGTTCCCTATCAGGCAGAAATAGAAGAGCTTATTATTCGCGTAGAAGGAGACAACCGCCCGTTTGCGAGGGTGGACGTGATGGGAGTTCAGGTTGTTGGGTTGTTAGATTGTGGGGCACAAATGACGGTTTTAGGTGTTGGAAGTAGGAAGCTGCTTGATGACCTAAAGCTGAAACAGTACCCCACGAACATTAAACTTTCAACAGCCGGTGGAACTGCCCTGAACGTTACAGGAATCGTTGATCTGCCTATGATGTTTAACGGTGAAACTAAATTGATATCTACAGTTGTAGCGCCGAACCTTAGTCGTCGTTTAGTTCTAGGAATGAATTTTTGGAAGTCTTTTGGAATAGAACCGTCGGTTAGTAGGATAGAGGAGATCGCGTACGAAGAAAATGAAGAACCGGAAGTAGGAAATGAAGAATTATTGTCATCAATTGAAAAGCATAGATTAGAGGAAGTgaagaaaaagtttaaagtgTACAAAGAAGGAGAAAGGCTTGATGCGACACCGCTCATGACCCATTCGATTGAGTTCACCGAGGAATTCAAGGACGCGCCACCAATTCGGATGAATCCTTACCCGTGGTCGCCTGAGGTTCAAAAAGCAGTTGATGAGGAATTGAATAAGTGGATCGATGCGGGGGTGGTCGAACAATCGCACAGTGATTGGGCTATGTTAATAGTTCCGGTTGTGAAAAAGGAAGAAAGCTCGGACTCGAAGGAAGGGAAACTTAAGGTTAGGATGTGTATCGACGCGAGAAAGTTAAATGCTAGGACCCGGAGGGATGCCTACCCACTTCCACATCAGGACCGTATCCTTAGCAGGTTGGGTCCAGCCAAGTATTTGAGCACTATTGACCTTTCCAAGGCATTTTGGCAAATACCGTTGGATCCAAACTCGCGAAAGTACACGGCTTTCCGGGTGTTTGGGAGAGGGTTGTTCCAGTTTACCAGGCTTGGAATGGGATTAGTTAACAGTGCCGCCGTTTTATCGCGTCTCATGGATCAGGTGTTAGGGTATGGTGAACTGGAACCAAATGTGTTTGTTTACCTGGACGACATCGTCATTGTAAGCAACACATTTGAGGAGCACCTCCGGAGTTTAGAGGAAGTAGCCAGACGACTCAAAGCTGCCAACCTTTCCATCAATTTGGAGAAATCCAAATTTGCTGTTTCAGAACTTCCATACCTGGGTTTCATCTTATCTGAAAAGGGATTCCGTCCTAATCCAGATAAGATCGAGGCTATCGTAAACTTCGAGCGACCCACGTCGGTCAGATCGTTGAGACGGTTTTTGGGAATGGTTAACTATTATCGACGCTTTATTGATAATTTCAGTGAAAAGACTGCGCTACTGACGGATTTACTAAAGGGCAAACCTAAGGTTATCCAGTGGAATGCGGATGCGGACCAAGCCTTCTCGGTcctcaaagaaaaattaataacagcGCCGATACTAGCAAATCCAGATTTCCAGAAACCTTTCACGATCCAGACCGACGCGAGCGACACTGCTTTGGCTGGGGTTCTGACTCAGGAAAATGATGGAAAGGAGCATGTTGTCGCATACTTTTCACGGAAATTGACCATGACCCAAAGGTCATGGAAAGCCGCTGAAAAGGAGGGGGCAGCAGCTATGGAAGCTATTGAGAAGTTCCGGCCATATGTAGAAGGAACACGATTCACACTCATAACGGACTCGTCAGCTCTTTCCTTCATTATGAACAGCAAATGGAAACCGTCTTCCAAACTTAGTCGCTGGAGCATGCTTCTACAGCAGTATGACATGGTTATACGGCACAGAAAAGGATCCGAAAACGTGGTTCCGGATGCCATTTCTAGGGCTGTAGAAAGCATCGACACGACTAAGCAGGAATGGTATCCGGCTGTTCAATGATGTTGGAAAGAACCCCgaaaatttcccggatttcaAAATAGAGGACAACAAGTTGTATAAGTTCGTCGCTTCCCCCAGGGACACTATGGACTACAGGTACGAGTGGAAGCTGTGCGTGCCAGCAGAGCTGAGACAGGAGTTGCTGAAACGGGAGCATGATGAAGCTTTACATCCAGGATTCGAAAAGACggtttccaaattaaaaatacgCTACTATTGGCCACAGATGGCAGCCCAAACCAGGAAGTATGTTCGAGCGTGCAGTATGTGCAAACAGATTAAGCCGTCAAATTTGCCTACCGTACCGCCGATGGGGAACCAAAGGTTGAGCAGCAAACCTTTTCAAGTCCTTGCCATCgactttattcaaaatttgcccCGGAGCCGGAATGGGAATGCCCATTTGCTGGTCTTGATGGATTTATTCTCCAAATGGACCATTCTTGTTCCGGTTAGGAAGATCGAGAGTAAACAGGTGTGCAAAATTGTAGAGGATTGCTGGCTCCGGCGTTTTGGGACACCTGAGGTGTTGATAAGTGATAATGCCACAACGTTTACAGGCAAAGAATTTGGCAAGCTGTTAGAGCGTCGAGGAATCCGCCACTGGCCGAATGCAAGGCACCACAGTCAGGCTAATCCGGTGGAACGGGTAAACCGAACCATCAACGCCTGTCTGAGGTCATACATGCAGGATGACCAGCGGTTGTGGGATTCCAAGATTGCTGAAGTTGAGGAATATCTCAACACAACCCATCACGCTTCAACTGGTATGTCACCTTATCGGATTCTCTACGGACACGAGAAGATTCTTAAAGGTGAAGAACACAAATTAGAAAGGGACGAAAGGGAATATACCGTTGAACAACGTGATGGGTTGCGTCGTGATATGAACCAAAAGATGTACAATATTGTGGAACAAAATCTCAAGAAAAGTCACGAAAAACATGTGAAGACTTACAACTTGCGTCATAAGAAATTCGGTCCGTCTTATCAAGTGGGTCAGAGGGTGTACAAACGAAATTTCCGTCAGTCGTCAGCGGCTGACGGTTATAACGCGAAGTACGGTCCCTTATTCATCCCTTGTGTAGTCGTGGCAAAAAGGGGGACGAGTTCGTATGAGCTGGCAGACCAGTCCGGTAGAAATCTAGGAGTCTTCTCTGCAGCTGACCTTCGTCCTGATGATCAAAGCTCATAATATGAACTACagcaataaaaatgcaaaaaaaaaaaactgatcgaAGCCCCACCCTGAAATTCCCGTTTCGTGAACCAGACCATTCATAAAATGTCCAATGGATTCAAATAATGTTCAATTGTAATTGAAaagcaaaaatcataaattaaaaaaaaaaaaataaatactgaTCGAAGCCCCACCCTGAAGTTTTGATTTTGTGGTACTGACCATTAATGAAATGTCCAATTGAATCAAAATGTTCAATTGtagtaaagttaaaaaaaaatgtaagaaagaaTCGAATGTTGCGAAAAGTATAATCCATAAAACTACTCACCGCTTTTGATACCGTTGGTAATCTTGGATTTaccctaaaaataaaaaagaaaaataattaaaatcataattgaTAATAATCAGAAGTGATTATTTACAAACACACGCATGATCCAGGGTTTGATGCGTGGTGTGATGTCATCGATGCACCAAGGAAATTCGCGTGAGATATGCGTCGAGTTCATTCTCTCTCAATACGCGTGAGGCGTGAGATGGAGCCCATGTAGTACGCTTTGGGGAAGGTAAAGATGAGGCGTGAGTGTCGCATGAAAAAAAGGTGAGATCGTTATCGCCTTGGACACTTCTCATCTTCGCTGCACCTCTCAACCGTGTTGTTGCACAATGAGAGTGCAAGCAATTATTCCCTTTGCGAATTGTACAGACATGCTGAAATGAAAAAGAAGAATAAGAAATCAAGAAGAAACAAATAATTggttaaaagtgaaaatttaatggtttttgaaaataaatttcggaAAATAGATCAGTTAGGATTGGATTAGATAGATTAAATAATATTGGATAGAATAGTTAAGAAAAGCAAAGTTATAATAGGATAGATAAAATTAGATGGTTTAGAATAGgttgaaataaagaaaatgaaaattcttcTGTATTGGCGCCATACAGAAGAGAAAGTGCTAGCACTGAATGGTAGAAGTATAGGGTAAATAATTAAAGTGGTCTTGAAAGAGTAAGAAATGCTGTAATCATAAAATCAGCCGGGCATTGCACGGCGCGACACGTGTTCGGGAAGCCATTATGAATTCGTTTGCTTCCAGTATCGCTCTTCGCTGCCAGGACGGCCGCCTGGTCGAACTATGCTGGAACTGACCGAAATCAGTCCAACAAACATAGTTCTCATCGCGCAAAAGTTGCATCTAATGCTAAATCGTAAAGAACCGATCATTACCGTACTCTTTTTTTTACCCGTCGTTCCGTTTATTCGTACCGTCCCGACCGCGTTGTTTTCGTCCGTGTGATTCGACCGcgtgtttaaaaacaactgacTCAACCTTGTCACATCATACCAACATGATGAAATGATTAATGGATGAACTCACTTACCGTTTAAATGTCAGGTGCTCGTGCTGTTATACAGAAACACTAACATGTTATAATCACCAGTGAATATTATGGCAGATTACATTCTAGGGTAATCTGACCAATAGTTGTCGCCGATTTTAAAGTGTTGTTTCGTTTCTCAAAATAATAAATGGTTTTTCTACTGCTTCATGTTACGGGGGGGTAGAAAGCAATTTTCAGGTGGTTTTCTTTGCCAATTTGAATTCTTTGTAGGATAAATAATCATGCGAATGGGCTTCTACTGATTATTTACCGTGGAGGGAGGATAGTGTAACCGTCGTTACAAACGCCtcagatgtttttttaatttgtttcattttaattatttgtcaaactgttgtttttcgtcttgtttttaaaatttagataggATTAGggataaaaattattatatagGAGTTAGGTTTaacaaaaatacataatttgttAGTTTTAAGTTGGGCGTGTGGTTTCATCGGCAGCAAGACTGCAACCAACATCGTCTTCAAGGTCGACATTGCATGTGGGTTGCATGCAATCTGCAATAACTCGCCCAAACGAGTTAGATGGGGTAAGGAAGAAGAATGCGGAGCGGAAACCCAAGAAGAAGAGTCGTTGACTCAGCCTCCTATTTCTTCCGGCGTTCGTGCGAGTCAGACGTGATTTTGTCCAACTCTATGTATGTGGAGTTGTGAGTTTTGGAACCCACAATCGTCAATTGTTGTGTGAAGTTCTCGTGTTTTGCTGTCACCGTTTAATCACCGTCGCACGATTCGGCCTAGCTTACCTGGTGTAAGCTACGTCTAACCGTAATAGGACGTTCGGCCTCTGGTTCAAGGTAAACCATAAACGTAAAGGAGGCCCATCTCTCGGGACTCGGGACAAGTTTCTCGGGTCTCTAATCATAAAGGAGAGCCCTTCTCAGCGCGACCAATACGGTCTTGCCGTGGTCCGCTGATCGAGCCAAAGAAGGAAGACGCCGTTAAACCCTCACCTGTTTGTCAAAGCCGGACAAGCACCATCCAAAACAGCACAAGGAATATCTCGAGAGGTGGATTTCCCAACCAATCCCCGCCGACATATTGGGAACCATTTGGTAAGCGGAAATCCCCGGAGGAAGGTCGACCAGCAGTGAGCGCTCACCACCGTAGTAAGCATCGCAGCATCGGTACGTACCGCATCCAGCCAACTACAGCCCAACCTACACCCTACACACACACACTACACAGTAACGTTAAATAAAAgccaaaaatcaaaatcgaaaaatcaaggtttaaagtagtttttctcCATTTAATAAATAAGAATTCTTTCCGTACTTAGATTTGCTTTTGTTCTttctttgtttcgaaaaacccaCAGTTtgtcttgtaaattttgtccgcGTTCCCCTCCGATTACCCAGCCGTAGGCCGACCCTGAGACCTAGTCAAAGGAGTCTTCTACGACTGAGCTAAAATTATCCGGGAGTTGCTGGCCAAATAGTTTCAGAATGTTTTCAGTGCCGGAAAAAGGGTCATTTCAAAcgaaattgcccagatttgaggaagaaaataaacaaaagtgaGCCTTCGAAGGCTAAGGTAGCTGTGGAGCGGAATGCTAGTGCAGTGTTGTTTATGGCCGGAAGAAAAATCCCAAATTGTTGTGTGATTGATAGTGGCGCCAGCAGCCATATGTGGAATGTGAGAGAAGTGTTTACGTCGCTCAACGAAGAGAGTGCCCAGGAAATTATTCTAGCGGATGGTTCGGTGGTAAAGTCAGCCGGATGTGGTACAGTGGAGGTGactgcccaagcaaccaaaagtcacatatttacttgaatgaaggcattgaaagttacatattggctgacaaagggaatcaactgcccaattccctttagtgaactttatgtactcattaatgaacttgaaagttgcaaaagtgattaatatgtacgttgtatgtgacttgttttgcccaattcccattagtgagctatatgtgctcattaacgaacttgaaagctgcaaacgtgatctatacgtacgttatacgggacttaagtcacataaagggcacaaaagtgctcaatacgggatttggtaagtcacataaagggcacaaaagtgctcaaacgggatttgataagtcacaaaaagtgcattgatgtgctttcaaactcaaatcacctcttcgagttttagtttcagttagaacaacatctaggcgtggtctcgtggtagcgtgttcgattctcaccacgaaggtcggggttcgatccccaagccgggcaacttttttctcaataagtaattttgtacttgagtgacca
This region includes:
- the LOC129759569 gene encoding uncharacterized protein LOC129759569; this encodes MSEFTLQYRSLNVNHLLDDELEHELTIRAVKFTSGESRDVKRRKLRNAMKQQRETNHFELLPVEENARESEFNLIDEKIAKIRDMLDNRRARKSMLAELKTRLIHLYFRLIRLKLVFNTQNLEAIPLMLLNDHFSFLSNDPSLAAETSRRTLEYIEQLRDFDIGSDESRNEEEEEEKEESDEEEIANFEKDRRITFRNRSEEIDSSTPKRTLENKQELSRDFSLSDVAELISEKLAEFKMEIFETQDRDKKLNQLKKKPINREIGKADRGLKSNKKFTPTHSDSSENESIYAAKTLKRRPRPVTDWKLRYDGRDEGRHLNRFITEIEFLSEAEGISKETLFHESIHLFAGDARSWFIEGKKNRQFRSWNELVAELKLEFQPPEMDFNYEQQAVNRRQKRGEKFQDFYNALMEIFGRMADPPTEERIFQIMFRNLRADYKNSLVVKGVRTLHSLRVWGRKLDSVNWFMYKNMDQAPRQGQLHEISQYPSQKQQTSNGRDWKGSGYQKSADWRNSGRSDFKVQNYDQRGQTRSKFQDQRRPEPRSYHSQPNAQEGNSRTSLEARIANYRVPDRNAEIEELIIRVEGDNRPFARVDVMGVQVVGLLDCGAQMTVLGVGSRKLLDDLKLKQYPTNIKLSTAGGTALNVTGIVDLPMMFNGETKLISTVVAPNLSRRLVLGMNFWKSFGIEPSVSRIEEIAYEENEEPEVGNEELLSSIEKHRLEEVKKKFKVYKEGERLDATPLMTHSIEFTEEFKDAPPIRMNPYPWSPEVQKAVDEELNKWIDAGVVEQSHSDWAMLIVPVVKKEESSDSKEGKLKVRMCIDARKLNARTRRDAYPLPHQDRILSRLGPAKYLSTIDLSKAFWQIPLDPNSRKYTAFRVFGRGLFQFTRLGMGLVNSAAVLSRLMDQVLGYGELEPNVFVYLDDIVIVSNTFEEHLRSLEEVARRLKAANLSINLEKSKFAVSELPYLGFILSEKGFRPNPDKIEAIVNFERPTSVRSLRRFLGMVNYYRRFIDNFSEKTALLTDLLKGKPKVIQWNADADQAFSVLKEKLITAPILANPDFQKPFTIQTDASDTALAGVLTQENDGKEHVVAYFSRKLTMTQRSWKAAEKEGAAAMEAIEKFRPYVEGTRFTLITDSSALSFIMNSKWKPSSKLSRWSMLLQQYDMVIRHRKGSENVVPDAISRAVESIDTTKQEWYPAVQ